Genomic segment of Dehalogenimonas alkenigignens:
GGGCTTCTGAGCCCCTCAATTGTTCATAAAATTCCCTTGATCGTCCTCCTCGTAGAGTCGGACTCTCTCTGAAACGCGGGCGGACACATTTCTAGGGCTTGAGTTCATCATTGTTCTTTTAGCCGCCTATCTCGGCGGTATGATGGCACGCCGCCTAAAACTGCCAATCTTCCTTGGTTATCTAATTGGTGGGATATTAATCGGACCGGGTGGATTCGGATTAATCGCCGAAACTTCAGTCATCAATGCACAAGCCTTATTCTAATCGTGGTGGAGACGGGGGGCTCGGGTCTGCCTGAAACAACGAATATCCTGGGGTAGCTAAACTCCAAACAAACCGAAAGGACCTTTCGCCTCTCGGTTTGTTGTTAGGTATCGTCATATTGAGATTTTTGGCACTGATCCCGTTTTCAGCCATAACCAACGTCTTCATTAGGTTTCTCGGTTGCCAAACTTAGAGTTGCATGCATGATCGGGTGGCATGTTCGTTCGAGAAGGGCGCTTAAGGGAGGCAATAATGGCTATGACTAGTATCGAGGTGATGATAAGGAGCGATAAAAATGTTGGGACATGATAGATACCGGACAGGAGCATCTTAGTACCCAGGAAGACTAATACCGCTGCCAAGCCGTAATGCAGGTAATAGAGCCGGTTAGCGAAGCCTTCAAGAGCAAAGTACATAGAGCGCAAGCCCATGATGGCGAACATGTTTGAAGTGTAAACAATGAAAGGATCAGTGGTTATCGCCAGTACCGCCGGAATTGAATCGACAGCAAAAATTATGTCTGTGGTCTCCACGGCGACGAGCACAGCTAACAGCGGGGTGGCAATGCGGCGACCTTTCTCCACTATGAAGAACTTGTCACCGTTGTACTGATGGCTCATCGGCAGGAATCGGCGAAGTAACTTAAGAACGGGATTAGCCTCGGGGTGGGGGTCTTCTTCCTTTTTCATCCCCATGCGAATGCCGGTGAAGATAAGGAAGGCGCCAAAGACATAGATTATCCAACTGAAATTATTAATCAGTGCAATGCCGCCGAAGATGAAAGCGGCGCGCATTAGGATGGCGCCGACGATACCCCAAAAAAGTACCCGATGACGGTATTCCCGCGGCACGCAGAAGTAGGTGAAGAGCATTAAAAAGACGAATAGGTTATCAACGGAAAGAGATTCCTCAACGATATAGGCGCTGAAGAAATCAATGGCATGCGTTGAACCTTCAAGTACCCATATGCCGATGCCGAAGAGCACCGCAAGACTTACCCACAAAGCCACCCAACCGAGGGCTTCCTTCAGTTTGATGATGTGAGCATGGCGGTGGAAAACAAAAAGATCCAGGCCAAGCATGGTGACTAAGAAAAGGTTGAAAAGTATCCAGGGCCAGATCCCAACGTCCAACTTAAAATCCTTTGCTACCTATGATGGCTATAAAGTAATCTAAGGATGCTCTTATTTTCTCGTCAAGTGGTCTAGCTTATAAGCCTAGAGTGCTCTGTTTCCGACGCATTCGTGACACTCATGCCATTTATTGATTATTCTCATAATCTCATCTACATCATCAGTAATACGCAGGAGATCGAAATCGCTTTCAGAGATATAAGCAAGAGGATGAACTACATCGCGTAACCATTTCAGCAAGCCTTCCCAGAACGCACTACCGAACAAGATTACCGGGAAGGGTCTTATTTTTTCTGTTTGCATCAGGGTAAGTAACTCTGTGAGTTCATCCAGGGTTCCAAGCCCGCCTGGCATAATAACGAAGGCAGTCGCATATTTTACCAGCATGACCTTTCTGGTAAAGAAGTGGTCGAATAGCAAGGATTTGGTAGCATATTCGTTATGTGGTTCCCCAGGTAAGGTAATGCTGATACCTACTGAATTGACTCCAGCTGCTGTGGCTCCTTTGTTAGCTGCTTCCATTACCCCAGGTCCGCCACCCGTAATGATATTGAAGCCATTTTTGCCAAGATTCAAGGCGATTTCTTCAGCCTGTAAATAAATTGGATCATCCGGCTTCACTCTTGCAGAGCCAAAGATGGTCACTGCCGGTTCAATACTGTCAAGCCGATCAAAGCCAGTGACAAATTCGCCAATGATTCTGAAAAGACGCCAAGACTCGTCTTTGCTGAGATTATTGATCTCGTAATTGTTGGCCATCTAGAAAGCTCTCACTTAGGATTCAGGTAGCCAAGCTAAAAAGAAGCATGTGGAATTCCAACGGGCATTATACAAGAGTCTGTAAAAATTCGTCGACTCGGTTTGTCTCAGGTCGTCCCACTCCTAGAGTCGGACTCCATCAGAAACAACGGATATCTGGTCGTGGCTGGATGAGACAATGACAACCGAAGGACTGATGATGCCTCTCGGTTGTTAATCTAAATTGCTAACTTAGCACTGATAAGACGATTGACACTGACCTTTTCTTCAGCTGCCTCGATATACAATTTACGATGCAGTTCTGGTGGGATTCTGACCTGAAATTTACCTGAAAACTGCCTGATAGCAAAAGGCTCTGGTATTTTCTCGCCAGAGGCTTTTAGATCCCTGACAGACTCAGCAACAACAGTTTGAATGCCAGCCAGAGCTTCGGCCTGATTCTTAGCCAACCAGCTGAGGCTGGGAAACTCAGCGCACAATCCCACGTACTCATGGTCCTCTTCAGACCAGGTAACCCGATAAGTGTATTTATCCATCTTCACTATCCCAACCTTTCTATGGCTTTAAGAACCTGTTTAACTTGATAGACTTTAGCTTTACCATTATCATCCTGAATATTCACCCTCGGATCTCCCTGCCATGGCATTTTGTAAATTCGATGGCTTCCGCCTTTTCGCGGTTCGCCAAAGTAGTGAGTGCACACTCTAGACAACTCATCAAAGCTGATATCGGCAGGGTTGGATTTCATCTGGCTGACTATTTTCTCTATCGCTTTCACAAAGTAATAGTATCAATAATGATACTGTATGTCAATAGGTTGACAGAACAACATCTCCAATCGATCTATTCTGCCTGAAACAATTGCGGATGTATCTACCTGTTCAGGCTTTTATCCTATTGTTGGGGGAATTACAAAATATTTTCGGGAAAATATTGCTCCGGCATATGGGTACTACTGAAGTGATTCGACCAGTTGATCCAGTGTCAATTCTTTGCTGATATAACAGCGATAAGCGCTAACCTGATCAATTGCCCCAGATTGACTGAGGCACCCGCCGGCGCAATGGTAACGGCAGAAGCAGTTTCGGCATTCACTGAGACTATCGATGTTTCTTGATCTCAAAATAGATTGTGTTTCAGAGTTGAAAATAAAGTGCCTCGTGTCGTTCTCATAGCTGCCATGGAAAAACAGTCCATCCTGAGGATTCTGTGGGTTGGTTCTCATATAACAGGCAGTGACCATCCCGGAGGGAGTTACGTTAAAGGCCGGATCGGTGGCGTAACAATAGCTTTTTCGAATGGACCCAACTCGTGCACTGCTGAATTCGATTCTAATACCATGTTCCTGCCCCAACTTCTTTACTGCTCTGAATGCGACGAGGAAACGATCGGCATCTAAGATATCAAGATCATTTCCCCTGCCTTGTTGATAAAATGGCTCGAGGTAAATGGCCTCAAAGCCCGATCGACCGGCCAGGATATTTATTATTCCAGGGAAGTATTGAAGGCTGTCTGCGGTAACTGTGGATAAGATCCAATACTTTTTGCCGATTTTATCGAGATAGTTGAAGGTTCTCAGAACATCCTTGTAACTGCCCTGTCCATTGCGCTTCGGCCTATGTTTGTCATGAATTTCTTTTGGGCCGTCCCAGGAGATACAGAACTCATCAACATGTTCAACCAGCCAGGCTAATCTATTTATTGAAGTTACACCGTTGGTGGTTATGCCGATATACTTTTCGATGCCTTCCAGTTTCACTCTGGATTCAAAATACTCGACCGTTGTCTGTAACATAGACCAGGCACATATCGGTTCACCTCCGCCATGGAACTGGAGATGGGCGATGGAATGATCTTCGGAGGCGTTTTTAATTATTAGGTCAATTGCAGCGCGGGCAACAGGCTCACTCATGGTTTGGGGTACTTTGTTGTTATGGGAATAACAGTACACGCAATTTAGATTACAAACATCTGTGAGCAGCAACCCCACTCGTGTAGGACGATAATCTGATGGTTCTTGAACATCAGGACTGTCAAGAATGGGCTCGCGGATTAACAAGCCCTTGGTTGACAGCGCATTGATGAATTCTCGGTCCTCAGAAGTCTTGGGAGTAAAACCCTTTTCGTTGAGAGCTTGCATAATCGGTATTGCAGCCTGATTCAGGCTTAAGACCTGATGACTCTTAGGAAAATAGGCTATTAGAAGTTCATCATGTTCAACTAGAAAGCACTTCTCAACAAAATGCCCCGCATTTTGTCCGGCAGACAAGCTTTTCATTAAAAGACGTCTAAATTCGATTAGAAATGGCAGCTATATAAAAAAGGTACGCAAACAAATTTTTCTTGTGGATCTTCATGTCACCTTAAAATCAGGGACCGGCAGTAGCTGCGCCTTTTGGGTTAATCTCGGATTTCTTCACCGGACCAGCCTTTATAACAGCCGGCTTTACGACTGGTTTGATGGGTTTTACTGGTTTCTTTTCCATATCAAGCCTCCATATTCGATTAGATGCCAATTATACGCCTCCGATTTAAATGATGCTAGATGAATAGAACCATAAGTCGTAGACCGTCATTGATATTGGAACCGCGACAGTACTAGCAGAAACGACTTCGAGTGAGCACAGTTTTGCGCTTCATCTACGCTTACAGGAGGCAAATGGTTGATCACGATTACTGGTAGTTACTCTGAAGATGGTGGCACTACCATCGCTACCCGCACCTTGACTCTTGATTCTCCTATCAATATGTCTGGAAATGAGACATGGAGCTGGAGTGGACCTGGAGCCGATTGCACAGGTGGTTTGGCGACAATGACTGCGACTAAGATACCATGATGCTAAGCCTAGCGAAACATCAGCGGTCACTTTTTTACAACGTATCACAAAAGCCAGGCTAGGATCTTACCTGGCTCTTGTGTCGTCCTCCTCGTAGAGTCGGACTCTGCCTGAAAAAACGTATATCCTGGAGTGGATCTACCGGGAAATGACCGAGGCTGGTGAGCTTCGTTCTATAACCCTTGAAGGGTTAGATTATTCACATACTGTGAAATAAGCGGAATAAGCTCATCGCTTTTTCGTGGTGTGTACTCGGGCGACTGGCTTAGAAGCACGTAGTCGAAAGGTTCTGTTGCGCGGAAATTTTGCCACTGTACGATCTTAAATTCAGCCCCTTTATTAGGTTCCACTGCAAGGCCACATGATGTATTGAAGGGTACTGATTTTTTGCTTACTGGATCATACTCTGGTAAATGGCTAGGAACCCAAGTTAATGAAGCGATCCAACCATAAGCGATCGCATAGGTCAAGTAATTGCCGGCGTTAATATATCCCTCTTCTAAAGGATTAGTCTGTTCTAATTTTTCAAAACACAGTTTACCCGAGATCAAGCGGAGACCGCCGCGAATTGTTAGGTCCGGGTGAGCGTCTACATGGATTACATCAAATGGTGTGTGTAAGGCTCCTGATTCAATCAACTTCCGCCATAATTCCAGCACCTGATGATGGCTCTCGACAATCGTTCCGGGAATTCGGACATAGCGTGAGAGGCCACATCGGCTTTCAAGGAAATGCCGCACCATGTCCTTCGGCCATGGCTTGTAACTGGAGCCTAAGCGTTTATTTTCGGCTCCAGAATAGTAGGGGTCTTTGTTCAGAAAAAGTCTAGATCTAGATCCAGAAAACGCATAGTCGTTCCTTTTGGTGACATACTTCAATCGATCTTTTTAAGGTAACGCCAGGTGTATCCCGAAAAAGTCCAGAGAGGTCGTTTACATTTGGGGCAGAGCAGTTTCAGCTGGTTGCCGTTCTTTTCCTGAACCCCCATGACCAGACACTTACAATCAGTGCAATATGTCCTGTGAGTTACCAGTTTCATCGCCATGCACCTCCTCCTTATTATTCTAATCCCTAAAATCAATAGAGGAATGGAATAAAACGGTTTGAGTAAAGATATTGCAGGGTGAGTCTGGCAGGGCTAAAATCAAACCAGTTAGGAAGGAGGGCGACGATTATGGAAGCCAAGAAAGCCCCGGGTCTAGTAAGCAGGATGTTTGGTACAGGTGAGGTTAGTCTGCTGGATACCAAAACCGGATACAGATATTCATTGGTTGCATATTGTCCTAAAGATGGTGACTATTCCTATGTTGACCGGGTTGACCGGTT
This window contains:
- a CDS encoding TerC family protein, whose translation is MDVGIWPWILFNLFLVTMLGLDLFVFHRHAHIIKLKEALGWVALWVSLAVLFGIGIWVLEGSTHAIDFFSAYIVEESLSVDNLFVFLMLFTYFCVPREYRHRVLFWGIVGAILMRAAFIFGGIALINNFSWIIYVFGAFLIFTGIRMGMKKEEDPHPEANPVLKLLRRFLPMSHQYNGDKFFIVEKGRRIATPLLAVLVAVETTDIIFAVDSIPAVLAITTDPFIVYTSNMFAIMGLRSMYFALEGFANRLYYLHYGLAAVLVFLGTKMLLSGIYHVPTFLSLLIITSILVIAIIASLKRPSRTNMPPDHACNSKFGNRET
- a CDS encoding TIGR00730 family Rossman fold protein translates to MANNYEINNLSKDESWRLFRIIGEFVTGFDRLDSIEPAVTIFGSARVKPDDPIYLQAEEIALNLGKNGFNIITGGGPGVMEAANKGATAAGVNSVGISITLPGEPHNEYATKSLLFDHFFTRKVMLVKYATAFVIMPGGLGTLDELTELLTLMQTEKIRPFPVILFGSAFWEGLLKWLRDVVHPLAYISESDFDLLRITDDVDEIMRIINKWHECHECVGNRAL
- a CDS encoding type II toxin-antitoxin system HicB family antitoxin, which translates into the protein MDKYTYRVTWSEEDHEYVGLCAEFPSLSWLAKNQAEALAGIQTVVAESVRDLKASGEKIPEPFAIRQFSGKFQVRIPPELHRKLYIEAAEEKVSVNRLISAKLAI
- a CDS encoding toxin HicA; protein product: MKAIEKIVSQMKSNPADISFDELSRVCTHYFGEPRKGGSHRIYKMPWQGDPRVNIQDDNGKAKVYQVKQVLKAIERLG
- a CDS encoding radical SAM protein is translated as MKSLSAGQNAGHFVEKCFLVEHDELLIAYFPKSHQVLSLNQAAIPIMQALNEKGFTPKTSEDREFINALSTKGLLIREPILDSPDVQEPSDYRPTRVGLLLTDVCNLNCVYCYSHNNKVPQTMSEPVARAAIDLIIKNASEDHSIAHLQFHGGGEPICAWSMLQTTVEYFESRVKLEGIEKYIGITTNGVTSINRLAWLVEHVDEFCISWDGPKEIHDKHRPKRNGQGSYKDVLRTFNYLDKIGKKYWILSTVTADSLQYFPGIINILAGRSGFEAIYLEPFYQQGRGNDLDILDADRFLVAFRAVKKLGQEHGIRIEFSSARVGSIRKSYCYATDPAFNVTPSGMVTACYMRTNPQNPQDGLFFHGSYENDTRHFIFNSETQSILRSRNIDSLSECRNCFCRYHCAGGCLSQSGAIDQVSAYRCYISKELTLDQLVESLQ
- a CDS encoding UPF0489 family protein, translating into MKYVTKRNDYAFSGSRSRLFLNKDPYYSGAENKRLGSSYKPWPKDMVRHFLESRCGLSRYVRIPGTIVESHHQVLELWRKLIESGALHTPFDVIHVDAHPDLTIRGGLRLISGKLCFEKLEQTNPLEEGYINAGNYLTYAIAYGWIASLTWVPSHLPEYDPVSKKSVPFNTSCGLAVEPNKGAEFKIVQWQNFRATEPFDYVLLSQSPEYTPRKSDELIPLISQYVNNLTLQGL